One window from the genome of Pyxicephalus adspersus chromosome 6, UCB_Pads_2.0, whole genome shotgun sequence encodes:
- the LOC140334227 gene encoding acyl-coenzyme A amino acid N-acyltransferase 1-like, which yields MIGLSVSPEVALVDEPVRIQAWGLPPQEIITLRAWLKDEKGEIFYSRAFYKTDDVGKIDLESTPATGGDFYGVHPMGLFWALKPVTPFLRLIKRDVKGSPFYVHLEIYCGIEITPLPEEPPIVTKVVERWYASPHVKRVQIREGRIRGTLFLPPGEGPFPGVIDMFGGVGGLLEFRSALLASRGFASLALAYFAYEDLPGFLGAVDLKYFEEAAQFLCNHPKVSGEGVGVIAICKGAEMGLAMGTFLPQVAATICINGTNAVNGNTLSYGDLLIHGIPYQTERMVVTDRGAICLSHAMTDPRKPEYQDSLYPVERARGPILFLVGENDQNYDSLFFAKEALARANKFGKKDVYLRSFPAAGHLLEPPGSPFCPVSLSSFFPLPLTWGGELLPHCRAQEECWIETLDFLRKNVPCSRRNKL from the exons ATGATTGGCCTCTCAGTCTCACCGGAGGTGGCACTTGTGGATGAGCCGGTGAGGATCCAAGCCTGGGGTCTCCCACCACAAGAAATAATCACATTAAGAGCATGGCTGAAAGATGAAAAGGGGGAAATCTTTTACTCCCGAGCCTTCTATAAAACTGATGATGTTGGGAAGATAGATCTTGAGAGTACACCAGCCACTGGGGGAGACTTCTATGGTGTTCATCCAATGGGACTCTTCTGGGCTCTGAAGCCAGTTACCCCCTTTTTAAGGTTGATAAAACGTGATGTAAAGGGAAGTCCATTTTATGTTCACCTTGAGATCTACTGTGGAATTGAAATCACCCCATTACCAGAAGAGCCTCCTATTGTAACTAAAGTTGTAGAAAGATGGTATGCCAGTCCTCATGTCAAGAGAGTGCAGATACGAGAAGGGAGAATCCGGGGAACTCTCTTTCTACCACCAG GCGAAGGTCCTTTCCCTGGAGTCATTGACATGTTTGGCGGTGTCGGAGGTCTCCTGGAGTTCAGAAGCGCCCTCCTGGCCAGTCGTGGGTTCGCTTCTCTTGCCTTGGCCTATTTTGCTTATGAAGATTTGCCAGGATTTCTGGGAGCCGTGGATCTGAAATACTTTGAAGAGGCTGCACAGTTTCTGTGTAACCATCCAAAA GTTTCTGGAGAAGGAGTTGGAGTTATTGCTATATGTAAAGGAGCAGAGATGGGCTTAGCAATGGGAACATTTTTGCCCCAGGTGGCTGCTACTATCTGTATCAATGGCACCAATGCTGTCAATGGCAACACTCTCAGCTATGGTGATCTCCTTATTCATGGAATTCCCTATCAGACAGAGAGAATGGTAGTCACAGACAGGGGAGCCATCTGCCTCTCCCATGCAATGACAGATCCAAGAAAGCCTGAATACCAGGATTCTTTATATCCAGTGGAGAGGGCTCGAGGGCCTATACTCTTCTTGGTGGGTGAAAATGACCAGAATTATGACAGCCTGTTTTTTGCCAAGGAAGCATTGGCTAGAGCAAACAAATTTGGCAAGAAGGATGTGTATTTACGGAGCTTCCCTGCAGCTGGCCACCTATTAGAGCCCCCTGGTTCCCCCTTTTGCCCTGTGTCCCTTTCTTCATTCTTTCCACTTCCATTGACCTGGGGAGGAGAACTTCTGCCGCACTGCAGAGCCCAGGAAGAATGCTGGATAGAGACCCTGGACTTTCTGCGTAAAAATGTACCATGTTCAAGGCGGAATAAGCTATGA